In Flavobacteriales bacterium, the following are encoded in one genomic region:
- a CDS encoding ABC transporter permease, which yields MNKFITDLITIYQAEHLKKKKKGIYWTSFIVGILFPSIGFYLSMKDGYDNHITQLPYNFYEDFIAQKIIGFANFFFPLIIIISAGRITQLDHKKGGWKLMETSPIKKASIFFGKFSVLLTNNLIAILGFMLSSMLFSFILITKGGTPTEASTVIPIGFFIQLTLRLLIGSLLISSIQYVLSVRFKGMTWPLLIGFIGLIGTLFLRAVYLKKMPWNPFRMLEVVGFNIHGSDLGNLLLYTEWLSLIVSIPVLVLGLSFYQYQSFYFALIKDKKRGAAILLTSTAALIAAWTIITPKQMESYNKTVLAGVINSDTPIDNIYLINAVTKDTITKAVVENNHFHTTIDNQLVTNYYQLYADNKFENKIFLGAKDSLYIEVDYFNQKNAITIGGTRLAENNIIKKSENQRWFIKHYLNNDKELSNVPFFEKMLFNELKDRKHSETQGKTIDNYIPREDFKNRHHKLLTIQYLNYWETFKQKRKALYPDQETLDNEKITMLKKEISLEDETLLGSSSYITYINQELTKQTAIDELEPNLVILEAYKNISDESFKNKVSYIQLKKALKEANKSSERYKITSNYLSLINNASLKKEIEAYSKQLNLLDHGNLAPNFSAINAQGEAFSLEAFKGQYLIIDVWATWCGPCKRESPFFEKYALQFKDQNITFLSLSVDQDDIKWKASILDKKSITQQLIVINKNLFSKHYNIEAIPRFIFIDPEGKLINAEMPLPSQNAFEIFIQNELDKASSSNAQQTTVQSL from the coding sequence ATGAACAAATTTATAACTGACCTAATAACCATATACCAAGCAGAGCACCTTAAAAAGAAGAAGAAAGGAATATATTGGACAAGCTTTATTGTTGGAATTCTATTTCCTAGTATTGGTTTTTATTTATCGATGAAAGATGGTTATGATAACCACATTACACAACTTCCCTATAATTTTTATGAAGATTTTATTGCTCAAAAAATCATTGGTTTTGCAAATTTTTTCTTCCCGCTAATAATTATAATTTCAGCAGGCCGTATAACTCAATTAGACCATAAAAAAGGAGGGTGGAAACTCATGGAAACAAGCCCAATAAAGAAAGCATCTATCTTCTTTGGAAAGTTTTCGGTACTACTTACAAATAATCTAATTGCCATTTTAGGCTTTATGTTAAGCTCCATGCTATTTTCCTTTATTTTAATCACTAAAGGAGGAACACCAACCGAAGCCTCTACAGTTATTCCTATAGGATTTTTTATTCAATTAACGCTAAGGTTATTGATTGGGTCATTACTTATATCTTCTATTCAATATGTTTTATCTGTTCGTTTTAAAGGAATGACATGGCCGTTATTAATTGGTTTTATTGGATTAATTGGAACCTTATTCTTAAGAGCTGTTTATTTGAAAAAAATGCCCTGGAACCCTTTTCGAATGTTAGAAGTTGTAGGGTTTAATATACATGGTAGTGACCTTGGAAACCTATTACTTTACACTGAATGGTTGAGTCTTATCGTATCCATTCCTGTTTTAGTATTAGGATTATCATTTTACCAATACCAATCATTTTATTTTGCTTTAATAAAGGACAAAAAAAGAGGAGCAGCAATACTACTAACCTCAACAGCTGCTTTAATTGCTGCTTGGACAATCATTACTCCTAAACAAATGGAAAGCTATAATAAAACGGTACTAGCTGGTGTAATCAATAGCGACACTCCTATTGATAATATTTACTTAATTAATGCTGTTACCAAAGATACCATTACAAAAGCAGTTGTAGAAAACAACCATTTTCACACCACAATAGACAACCAACTTGTTACCAACTATTATCAATTATATGCTGACAATAAATTTGAAAACAAGATCTTTTTAGGAGCTAAAGATAGCCTCTATATTGAAGTAGATTATTTTAATCAAAAGAACGCTATAACAATTGGTGGTACAAGATTAGCAGAAAACAACATCATTAAAAAATCTGAAAATCAAAGATGGTTTATTAAACATTACTTAAACAATGATAAAGAATTGAGCAATGTACCGTTTTTTGAGAAAATGTTATTCAATGAATTAAAAGATAGAAAACACTCAGAAACTCAAGGAAAAACAATTGACAACTATATTCCTAGAGAAGATTTTAAAAATAGGCACCATAAATTACTTACGATACAATATTTAAATTATTGGGAGACCTTCAAACAAAAAAGAAAAGCACTTTATCCTGATCAAGAAACGCTTGACAATGAAAAAATTACCATGTTAAAAAAAGAAATTTCTCTTGAAGATGAGACATTGCTTGGCAGTAGTTCGTACATCACCTATATCAATCAAGAGTTGACGAAACAAACAGCTATTGATGAACTAGAGCCCAACCTAGTTATTCTAGAAGCCTATAAAAATATTTCTGATGAATCTTTTAAAAACAAAGTATCCTATATACAATTAAAAAAAGCATTAAAAGAGGCCAACAAATCAAGTGAACGATATAAGATTACAAGCAATTATTTGTCTTTAATCAACAACGCTTCTCTTAAAAAGGAAATAGAAGCCTACAGCAAACAATTAAACTTGCTAGACCATGGAAATCTAGCCCCTAATTTTAGCGCCATCAACGCTCAGGGTGAAGCGTTTTCATTAGAAGCATTTAAAGGTCAATATTTAATTATTGATGTCTGGGCTACTTGGTGTGGACCTTGTAAACGAGAATCTCCTTTCTTTGAAAAATATGCACTACAATTTAAAGATCAAAACATTACATTTTTATCGTTAAGTGTTGATCAAGATGATATTAAGTGGAAAGCTTCAATATTAGATAAGAAATCAATTACACAACAACTCATTGTTATCAACAAAAACCTATTTAGCAAACACTACAACATTGAAGCAATACCTAGATTTATTTTTATTGATCCAGAAGGGAAGTTAATTAATGCAGAGATGCCACTCCCATCCCAAAATGCATTTGAAATCTTTATACAAAATGAACTGGATAAAGCATCCAGTTCTAATGCGCAACAAACTACAGTTCAATCTCTATGA
- a CDS encoding HAMP domain-containing histidine kinase, with product MNKLVNDDENVIHSKTMMIAGEAAVFITLLFAGVYFIRRSILKELALVHEKKNFSLSVTHELKTPIASTKLFVETLINRDLPREKEKDILKKVYADQNRLQQLVEDILLVSKIEESTLKIRLSKINVKVFIEQIIYNMVGENPITVAIDPALTMHVDEFYFSSVIQNLQSNAVKYSEKNSPIVWSARRKGNRIVIQIQDEGKGIEDSEKLNIFKLFYRSGNEETRKTKGTGIGLYLVARIIKLHKGKIKALDNKPQGTIIEIEL from the coding sequence TTGAATAAGCTGGTGAATGATGATGAAAATGTAATACACAGCAAAACAATGATGATTGCAGGAGAGGCTGCTGTATTTATTACTTTATTGTTTGCTGGAGTTTATTTTATAAGACGTTCTATTCTCAAAGAGTTAGCGTTAGTGCATGAGAAGAAAAACTTTAGTTTGTCTGTTACTCATGAACTAAAAACACCTATAGCATCGACTAAACTATTTGTTGAGACATTGATTAATAGAGACTTGCCAAGGGAGAAAGAGAAAGATATTCTAAAGAAAGTTTATGCCGACCAAAACCGATTGCAGCAGTTGGTTGAAGATATTTTGTTAGTGTCTAAAATAGAAGAATCAACATTAAAAATTCGTTTGTCTAAAATCAATGTTAAAGTTTTTATTGAGCAAATTATTTATAATATGGTTGGAGAAAATCCAATTACTGTAGCAATAGATCCTGCTTTAACCATGCACGTTGATGAATTTTATTTTTCCTCAGTTATTCAAAATTTACAGTCTAATGCAGTAAAATATTCAGAGAAAAATAGTCCTATTGTTTGGTCTGCTAGGAGAAAAGGAAATCGTATTGTGATTCAAATTCAAGACGAGGGAAAAGGGATTGAGGATAGTGAAAAGCTTAACATTTTTAAATTGTTTTATCGTTCTGGAAATGAAGAAACACGAAAGACGAAAGGAACTGGGATTGGTTTGTATTTAGTAGCCAGAATTATCAAACTTCACAAAGGCAAAATTAAAGCTTTAGACAACAAACCACAGGGAACAATCATAGAGATTGAACTGTAG
- a CDS encoding PKD domain-containing protein, translating into MTKHLLFILTLAPLFIWGQKLNVLFLGNSYTGVNNLPSLTAQLATSLGDTINYDSNTPGGQTLQGHSTNSTSLNKIAQGNWDFVVLQDQSQRPSFPPSQVATEVYPYAATLVDSIRSANVCTTPLFYMTWGRENGDQQNCQFYTPICTYDGMQQRLRESYLEMTYNNQASVSPVGVAWKYTRDHFPNIDLYTSDGSHPSLAGSYLAACVFYSSMFRTSPEGATFEAGLPTSTASTLQNIAKLIVIDSLETWKIGSYDAHVSNITQSNANNTITFSATANNADNFYWDFGNGATATTSTPSTIYTNDGNYTVVLTVDNGCTTDTTSTTVTISSTAIFEQKIDFNLTQDNANIFLEFINNSTRTITFYDLNGRLLNQKIIHNKNHIFDTKNFPKVYLMIIREKDTVQTLKLFK; encoded by the coding sequence ATGACTAAACATTTACTTTTTATTTTAACGTTAGCACCTCTATTTATTTGGGGGCAAAAATTGAATGTATTATTTCTAGGAAACAGCTATACTGGTGTAAACAACTTACCTAGTTTAACGGCTCAACTAGCGACATCTTTGGGAGACACTATTAACTATGACTCCAATACACCAGGTGGCCAAACTTTACAAGGGCATAGCACCAATTCCACCTCTCTTAATAAAATAGCTCAGGGAAATTGGGACTTTGTGGTGTTACAAGATCAATCTCAACGTCCCTCATTTCCTCCATCGCAAGTAGCAACAGAAGTTTATCCCTATGCTGCAACCTTAGTCGACTCCATTCGTTCTGCTAATGTTTGTACAACACCTCTTTTTTACATGACTTGGGGACGGGAAAATGGAGACCAACAAAACTGTCAATTTTATACTCCTATCTGTACTTATGATGGAATGCAACAACGTTTACGTGAAAGTTATTTAGAGATGACCTACAATAACCAAGCTTCTGTATCTCCTGTTGGAGTTGCATGGAAATATACAAGAGACCACTTCCCTAATATCGACTTATATACCTCAGATGGTAGCCACCCTAGTTTAGCAGGAAGTTATTTGGCTGCTTGTGTTTTTTATTCTTCAATGTTTCGTACTTCTCCTGAAGGAGCGACTTTTGAAGCGGGGTTACCAACAAGCACAGCTTCTACCCTTCAAAACATTGCAAAGCTAATAGTTATCGATAGTTTAGAAACCTGGAAAATAGGTTCTTATGATGCTCATGTCAGCAACATTACTCAAAGTAACGCGAATAATACCATTACGTTCTCAGCGACCGCTAACAATGCAGATAATTTCTATTGGGATTTTGGAAACGGAGCAACTGCTACCACTTCTACACCATCTACAATATACACCAATGATGGTAATTACACCGTTGTTCTGACCGTTGATAACGGCTGTACTACCGATACAACTTCTACCACAGTTACGATATCTTCTACTGCTATTTTTGAACAAAAAATCGACTTCAATTTAACGCAAGACAACGCTAATATTTTTTTAGAGTTCATTAATAACAGTACTAGAACGATTACTTTTTATGATTTAAACGGGAGGTTATTGAATCAAAAAATCATTCACAATAAAAATCATATATTTGATACAAAGAACTTCCCTAAAGTCTATTTGATGATCATTCGTGAGAAAGATACTGTTCAAACACTTAAATTATTTAAATGA
- a CDS encoding M14 family zinc carboxypeptidase yields MKYLLTILLLPLISYLYSQETYHKAKIYYNTPKDLVLLANQGVAIDHVIHKKGVFIESDFSQNEINLAKGLGLDVELVIENVSEFYSHQNKLKNSEKNENCNNPINYPVPSNYNNGSMGGFLTYSEMLQELDDMASLYPNLITVKQSISNFSTEENRPIYWVRMSDNPNNDENEPEMLYTAIHHAREPGSLQQTIFYMWYLLENYSTNEEVQAILNNTELYFIPCINPDGYIYNEITNPNGGGLWRKNRRDNGDGNFGVDLNRNYSYQWGGAGTSTDTDSDIYLGPSAFSEVETQAIKWFCEQHDFKMALNSHTYGNLLLYPFGYATGQISPDDATFVAMSEVMVEQNGYTNQISAALYAASGDSDDWMYAETSTHNEILAMTPEVGNGFWPSENSIISICQNMVYHNLMAANFITNYAKSYDQSPFSITQNTGYFNYTIKRLGLDAPGNFTVSITPITNNIVSVGSPKSHNGMALLQTDTDSIAYTLAASIQTGDEIRYVLTTNNGLYDTKDTITKYYGTLQPLLVENGDNTSNWLNTGDWGINSQHYYTPSSSITDSPNGNYDNNSNTSIRLADDFSLSNAIVANISFYARWEIEEDWDYVQFEISTDGGNTWIPQCGKYTNSGSDDQATGEPLYDGMQNAWVKEEINLSEYLGQNISARFQLVTDQAVKEDGFYFDDFQINVIYGSNIAEHSNQSVYISQNVPNPSNGTTSIYYQLGENYANTALILFNQVGKQIRKYPIANSKGQVTINTNELAAGVYFYHLTNNGTSSETYKMMVVK; encoded by the coding sequence ATGAAATACCTACTAACCATCCTATTACTTCCCTTGATAAGCTATCTATATAGTCAAGAAACCTATCATAAAGCTAAAATTTACTACAACACACCTAAGGATCTTGTGCTATTGGCTAATCAAGGGGTAGCAATAGACCACGTTATTCATAAAAAAGGAGTCTTTATTGAATCTGACTTTTCACAAAACGAAATCAACTTAGCCAAAGGTTTAGGCTTAGACGTTGAGCTTGTCATTGAAAATGTTTCTGAATTTTATAGTCACCAAAACAAATTAAAGAATTCAGAAAAAAATGAGAATTGTAATAATCCCATTAATTATCCTGTTCCTAGTAATTACAACAATGGATCGATGGGAGGTTTCCTAACTTACAGTGAGATGCTACAAGAATTAGACGATATGGCAAGCTTATACCCAAACTTAATCACTGTTAAACAAAGTATTTCTAATTTTTCTACAGAAGAAAACAGGCCAATCTATTGGGTTCGAATGTCAGACAATCCTAACAATGACGAAAACGAACCAGAAATGTTATATACGGCTATTCATCATGCTAGAGAGCCTGGTTCTCTACAACAAACTATTTTCTACATGTGGTATTTGTTAGAAAATTACAGTACAAATGAAGAAGTTCAAGCCATATTAAACAATACAGAATTGTATTTTATTCCTTGTATTAATCCTGATGGATACATTTACAATGAAATAACCAATCCTAATGGAGGTGGGCTTTGGCGTAAAAACAGGCGTGATAATGGAGATGGAAATTTTGGTGTTGATTTAAATAGAAACTACAGTTATCAATGGGGAGGAGCAGGAACAAGCACTGATACAGATAGTGATATCTATTTAGGACCTTCTGCCTTTTCAGAAGTAGAAACTCAAGCCATTAAATGGTTTTGTGAACAACACGATTTTAAAATGGCCTTAAACAGTCATACGTACGGTAATTTACTACTCTATCCTTTTGGATATGCCACCGGCCAAATCTCACCTGACGATGCCACTTTTGTAGCCATGTCTGAAGTGATGGTGGAACAAAATGGTTATACCAATCAAATCTCTGCTGCATTATACGCTGCCTCTGGTGATTCAGATGATTGGATGTATGCAGAAACCAGTACACACAACGAAATATTGGCAATGACTCCAGAAGTTGGCAATGGTTTTTGGCCATCCGAAAATTCTATTATATCCATTTGTCAAAACATGGTCTACCACAACCTTATGGCTGCTAATTTTATTACTAATTATGCAAAGTCCTATGATCAATCTCCTTTTTCAATTACTCAAAACACAGGATATTTTAATTATACCATTAAACGCTTAGGATTAGATGCTCCTGGAAACTTTACAGTAAGTATAACACCAATAACCAACAACATTGTTAGTGTTGGAAGCCCCAAAAGTCATAATGGAATGGCCTTATTACAAACTGATACAGACTCTATAGCTTATACATTAGCTGCCTCTATTCAAACTGGCGATGAAATTCGATATGTATTAACAACCAACAATGGACTTTATGATACCAAAGATACCATTACCAAATACTATGGAACATTACAACCTCTTTTAGTCGAAAATGGTGACAATACCTCAAATTGGTTAAATACTGGAGACTGGGGGATTAATAGCCAACATTACTACACTCCTTCGTCTTCTATAACCGATTCTCCCAATGGAAACTATGATAATAATTCCAATACTTCTATACGTTTAGCAGATGATTTCTCTTTAAGCAATGCTATTGTTGCTAATATTAGTTTTTATGCTCGATGGGAAATTGAAGAGGATTGGGATTATGTACAATTTGAAATTTCGACTGATGGAGGAAACACTTGGATTCCTCAATGTGGAAAATACACCAATAGTGGAAGTGATGATCAAGCTACAGGAGAGCCCTTGTATGATGGGATGCAAAATGCTTGGGTAAAAGAGGAGATTAACCTAAGTGAATACCTTGGACAAAACATCTCAGCTCGTTTTCAGTTAGTGACTGACCAGGCAGTAAAAGAAGATGGCTTTTATTTTGATGATTTTCAAATCAATGTCATTTATGGATCCAACATTGCTGAACATTCCAATCAAAGTGTTTACATCAGCCAAAATGTTCCTAACCCTAGTAATGGGACCACCTCTATTTACTATCAACTTGGAGAGAATTATGCTAATACTGCATTGATCCTATTCAATCAAGTTGGAAAACAAATTAGAAAATATCCAATTGCTAATAGCAAAGGACAAGTGACAATCAATACTAATGAACTAGCTGCTGGAGTTTACTTTTATCACCTAACCAATAATGGAACTTCTTCTGAGACTTACAAAATGATGGTAGTGAAGTAG
- a CDS encoding T9SS type A sorting domain-containing protein has product MKIKLVIVALFLSSLMMGQGFLLGAWRDYLPYRNVINVAYVNQKYYAATPYAVYYLDETDNSLERVTKINALSDFSISVMGLNKQEETLIIGYESGSIDLIKNGEVINISGIVTSNIIGDKQIYNIYSDGKLSYLTCGFGIVVLDVERQEVKDTYIIGAGGSQVKVNDLTIFSDTIYAATDAGVYKASIQSQFLSDPNNWSIEPGIAQEPYSLITNYANGLLLNANYTGYLTDTLYSFKNGSFQQVSSLTNNDYFGFSTKDNHLLLSTQRGVIEVDENLQQQDLLYTYAETSFIKPNNCLWNDNVCWVADRDNGMVRVTNNYNFERYLLQGPFGNDVFYMVTNDDDLWVASGRTEGSAWNNTFNMNGVYHYDSDVWTMYNGLTDVELSVADSIFDYVHIAVDPKDATHIMASSFKGGVVEIRNGAFVKRHTWHNSSLQRRLTDLTKTCASGSAFDTEGNFWVANAFVNEPLSLYTPEGEWKSFVCSAAMKGGICTDLYIDKTNGYIWMAAKGGGVMVYDYNQTPLDETDDQFQSLTTSEGTGALPSDIVNTIVEDKNGAIWLGTENGPVVIYNPKNIFDGGNYDAQEILIEQDGVLEVLLGTEDINEIVIDGANRKWFATEGGGLFLIAEDGTEMIHSFTTDNSPIFSNTINALAIHPKTGEVYVGTDKGIMGYKGEATEPNDRFNNVYAYPNPVRPEYEGKIAIKGLTNNSDVKITDASGNLVASTTSLGGQAVWDGRTLSGERVATGVYYVFIVTEDGSDKIATKVLFVN; this is encoded by the coding sequence ATGAAAATTAAACTAGTTATAGTTGCTTTATTCTTAAGTTCTTTGATGATGGGGCAAGGGTTTCTACTTGGAGCTTGGCGAGATTACCTCCCTTATCGGAATGTGATTAACGTAGCGTATGTAAATCAAAAATATTATGCTGCAACTCCGTATGCTGTGTACTATCTAGATGAGACAGATAATAGTTTAGAACGCGTAACAAAAATTAATGCGCTTTCAGATTTTTCTATTAGCGTCATGGGGCTAAATAAGCAAGAAGAAACCTTAATTATAGGTTATGAATCTGGGAGTATTGATTTGATTAAAAATGGAGAAGTGATCAATATTTCGGGTATTGTAACTAGTAATATTATTGGCGATAAACAGATTTATAATATTTATTCTGACGGGAAGTTATCTTATTTAACTTGTGGTTTTGGTATTGTGGTTTTGGATGTCGAACGTCAAGAAGTAAAAGATACATACATTATAGGAGCTGGAGGAAGTCAAGTAAAAGTGAATGATTTAACAATCTTTTCAGATACCATATATGCTGCTACTGATGCTGGAGTGTATAAAGCCAGTATTCAGTCTCAATTTTTATCTGATCCTAATAATTGGTCTATAGAGCCAGGAATAGCCCAAGAACCATATAGCTTAATAACCAATTATGCTAATGGTTTATTATTGAATGCTAATTATACAGGGTACCTAACCGATACATTGTATTCTTTTAAGAATGGAAGTTTCCAACAAGTATCCTCGTTGACCAATAACGACTATTTTGGTTTTTCGACTAAGGATAATCACTTGTTGTTGTCAACTCAACGAGGTGTGATCGAGGTAGATGAAAACTTACAACAACAAGATTTGTTGTATACCTATGCAGAAACCAGTTTTATAAAGCCCAATAACTGTTTGTGGAATGATAATGTCTGTTGGGTAGCAGATCGAGATAATGGAATGGTTCGAGTAACGAATAATTATAATTTTGAACGTTATTTGCTTCAAGGACCTTTTGGGAATGATGTGTTTTATATGGTAACTAATGATGATGATTTGTGGGTTGCTTCGGGGAGAACAGAGGGGTCAGCTTGGAATAATACCTTCAATATGAACGGGGTGTACCATTATGATTCTGATGTTTGGACGATGTATAATGGTTTAACAGATGTAGAATTATCGGTGGCAGATTCTATTTTTGATTATGTACATATAGCCGTTGACCCGAAAGACGCTACACACATTATGGCAAGTTCTTTTAAGGGAGGAGTGGTTGAAATTAGAAATGGAGCGTTTGTAAAACGTCATACTTGGCATAACTCTTCACTACAAAGAAGATTAACCGATTTGACCAAAACATGTGCTTCAGGATCTGCATTCGATACAGAGGGCAATTTTTGGGTGGCCAATGCATTTGTAAACGAACCCCTTTCGTTATATACTCCAGAGGGAGAATGGAAATCTTTTGTTTGTTCAGCGGCTATGAAAGGTGGAATATGTACCGATTTGTACATCGATAAAACCAATGGTTACATCTGGATGGCTGCAAAAGGAGGAGGCGTAATGGTTTACGATTACAATCAAACTCCTTTAGATGAAACAGACGACCAATTTCAAAGCTTAACAACTTCTGAGGGAACTGGAGCGCTACCATCCGATATTGTTAATACCATCGTTGAAGATAAAAATGGAGCGATTTGGTTAGGAACAGAAAATGGACCTGTAGTGATTTATAACCCTAAAAATATTTTTGATGGAGGGAATTATGATGCACAGGAAATCTTGATAGAACAAGACGGTGTTCTCGAAGTTCTTTTGGGAACAGAAGACATTAATGAAATTGTAATAGATGGAGCGAATAGAAAGTGGTTTGCAACAGAAGGTGGTGGTTTATTTTTAATTGCTGAAGACGGAACAGAAATGATTCATTCGTTTACTACTGATAACAGTCCTATCTTTTCAAATACAATCAATGCTTTGGCTATTCATCCGAAAACAGGTGAGGTTTATGTCGGTACTGATAAAGGAATAATGGGGTATAAAGGTGAAGCAACTGAACCGAATGATCGTTTTAACAATGTCTACGCTTATCCTAACCCAGTTAGACCAGAATACGAAGGTAAAATTGCCATAAAAGGATTGACAAATAATTCTGATGTTAAAATTACCGATGCTAGTGGAAATTTGGTTGCTTCAACAACTTCTCTAGGCGGGCAAGCTGTATGGGATGGCAGAACACTTTCGGGTGAACGTGTAGCTACAGGAGTTTATTACGTTTTTATCGTAACAGAAGATGGTAGCGACAAAATAGCAACAAAAGTGTTGTTTGTGAATTGA
- a CDS encoding ATP-binding cassette domain-containing protein has protein sequence MTKTIAIKDLTFQYSKSKKILNNLSINVPQGSIYGFLGKNGAGKSTTMGIITGLIPITETDKVKIFNQPIDELYPHAFSRIGSLIEFPSFYPHLSGFDNLKYLAKIRKSKTNIAEILSLIGLENEANKAVKNYSMGMKQRLAIGGALLGDPELLLLDEPVNGLDPSGIIEIRNLLIKLNQEKGITIFISSHLLAEIEKMCTHVGILKEGSLVFEGTMKKLIESNSQKKIELSLQNSKKWISVIQDNYGITAEYLDENSIVIKIDNSLSTSEFVKKLINEGVEIEQFKVQEDLENLFIEITNNK, from the coding sequence ATGACAAAAACAATAGCCATTAAAGACCTTACTTTTCAATATTCTAAATCAAAAAAAATACTAAATAATTTATCCATTAACGTACCCCAAGGTTCCATTTATGGTTTCTTAGGCAAAAACGGAGCGGGGAAATCTACAACAATGGGTATCATTACAGGACTAATCCCTATTACAGAAACTGATAAAGTAAAAATATTTAATCAACCTATTGACGAACTTTACCCTCATGCTTTTTCAAGAATAGGGTCTCTTATTGAATTTCCCTCTTTTTACCCTCACTTAAGTGGTTTTGATAACCTTAAGTATCTCGCCAAAATAAGGAAAAGTAAAACGAACATTGCCGAAATCCTATCTTTAATTGGATTAGAAAATGAGGCTAATAAAGCTGTAAAAAACTATTCAATGGGAATGAAACAGCGTTTAGCTATTGGAGGGGCATTATTGGGCGATCCAGAATTATTACTATTAGATGAACCTGTAAATGGACTTGACCCTTCTGGGATTATTGAAATAAGAAACCTCTTGATTAAGCTTAATCAAGAAAAAGGCATTACCATTTTTATTTCTAGTCACTTACTTGCTGAAATTGAGAAAATGTGTACACATGTTGGTATACTTAAAGAAGGATCACTTGTTTTTGAGGGCACAATGAAAAAGTTAATAGAAAGCAATTCACAAAAGAAGATAGAACTCTCGCTACAAAATTCCAAAAAATGGATTTCGGTGATTCAAGATAACTATGGAATAACAGCTGAATACCTAGACGAAAATTCAATTGTTATTAAAATTGACAACTCACTGTCTACTTCTGAATTTGTAAAAAAACTGATTAATGAAGGAGTCGAAATTGAGCAATTCAAAGTACAAGAAGATTTAGAAAACCTATTCATTGAAATTACCAACAATAAATAA